One window from the genome of Candidatus Brocadiaceae bacterium encodes:
- a CDS encoding HD domain-containing protein, whose translation MDDALASGIRDWFLAYVDRFRSEGDLAPMQQLKLDHSLRVAEAAEALAGQEGWSAAAVRLARATGLLHDVGRFPQFARYGTFADRHSVDHARLGCEVLQAEDALAPLDPAAARALADAVRYHNCLTIPTDLPRESLPLVRLTRDADKLDIYRVVLDSITSGAARRHPEILVGVDLDGPAGPAVVADVAAGRMASHHDVHSMADYLLLMAGWVYDINYPATMHELRRRGILETMAELLPDQTEVRAALACVTAERDRRTA comes from the coding sequence ATGGACGACGCGCTGGCTTCGGGGATTCGTGACTGGTTCCTCGCCTACGTGGACCGATTCCGGTCCGAGGGCGACCTGGCGCCCATGCAGCAACTGAAGCTGGATCACAGCCTCCGCGTGGCCGAGGCCGCCGAGGCCCTGGCCGGACAGGAGGGGTGGTCTGCCGCCGCAGTGCGTCTGGCCCGCGCGACGGGGCTCCTGCACGACGTGGGCCGGTTTCCCCAGTTCGCCCGGTACGGCACCTTCGCCGACCGCCACAGCGTGGACCACGCCCGGCTGGGCTGCGAGGTGCTCCAGGCCGAAGACGCGCTGGCCCCCCTCGATCCTGCCGCCGCCCGGGCCCTGGCCGACGCCGTCCGGTACCACAACTGCCTCACGATCCCGACGGACCTGCCGCGGGAGTCCCTGCCGCTGGTGCGACTGACGCGCGACGCCGACAAGCTCGACATCTACCGCGTCGTCCTCGACTCGATCACCTCGGGCGCCGCGCGGCGACACCCCGAAATCCTGGTCGGCGTGGACCTCGACGGTCCTGCCGGGCCGGCCGTCGTCGCCGACGTCGCCGCCGGACGCATGGCTTCCCACCACGATGTCCACTCCATGGCCGACTACCTCCTGCTGATGGCCGGATGGGTCTACGACATCAACTACCCGGCCACGATGCACGAGCTTCGCCGTCGCGGCATCCTGGAGACCATGGCCGAACTCCTGCCCGACCAGACCGAGGTCCGCGCCGCCCTGGCCTGCGTCACCGCCGAACGAGACCGCCGAACCGCGTGA